From the Clostridium putrefaciens genome, one window contains:
- a CDS encoding DUF1858 domain-containing protein — MEISKEMTIGDVVMEYPEAVEVLMSFGMGCVGCPSSQMETLEEAAMVHGFDVEELLTALNG, encoded by the coding sequence ATGGAAATTTCAAAAGAAATGACTATTGGAGATGTAGTTATGGAGTATCCAGAAGCTGTTGAAGTTTTAATGAGTTTTGGTATGGGTTGTGTTGGATGTCCCTCATCTCAAATGGAGACATTAGAAGAGGCAGCTATGGTTCATGGATTTGATGTAGAAGAACTACTTACTGCACTTAATGGTTAG
- a CDS encoding acyl-[acyl-carrier-protein] thioesterase, protein MRGIITEKQYEIYYHDIDYKRKALITSLVNFFGDVATYQSEELGIGLDYLKSNNAAWVLYKWDIDIVEFPKYGDKITVKTSAYSLKRFYAFREHEVCNKDGNIIGTAKSVWFLIDIEKRKPIRILKSLYEAYDINEKCNEELNMDKIKNITKIDNEEYFTIRYSDIDTNRHVNNTKYISWAIEAVPLEKILKYTLKRIKVIYKKETRYGHSITSQVQIDDNGDSMDCIHRILDDEGKEATLLETFWISNKEY, encoded by the coding sequence ATGAGAGGTATCATTACAGAGAAACAATATGAAATATATTATCATGACATTGACTATAAGAGGAAGGCTCTTATAACGTCTTTGGTGAACTTTTTTGGGGATGTAGCTACCTATCAAAGCGAAGAATTAGGTATAGGACTCGACTATTTAAAATCTAACAATGCAGCTTGGGTGTTATACAAGTGGGATATAGATATAGTAGAGTTCCCTAAGTATGGTGATAAGATTACAGTTAAAACTAGCGCATATTCACTTAAAAGGTTTTATGCATTTAGAGAGCATGAAGTTTGTAATAAAGATGGTAATATTATAGGTACAGCAAAATCTGTATGGTTTTTAATAGATATTGAAAAGAGAAAACCCATTAGGATTTTAAAGAGTTTATATGAGGCTTATGATATTAATGAAAAATGTAATGAAGAATTAAATATGGATAAGATTAAAAATATAACTAAAATAGATAATGAGGAGTACTTTACCATTAGGTATAGTGATATAGATACTAATAGACATGTAAATAATACAAAGTATATTTCCTGGGCTATAGAGGCTGTTCCATTAGAAAAGATACTTAAATACACTCTAAAAAGAATTAAGGTTATATATAAAAAGGAAACTAGATATGGACATAGTATAACCTCACAAGTCCAAATAGATGATAATGGAGATAGTATGGATTGCATACATAGAATTTTAGATGACGAAGGAAAAGAAGCTACATTGTTAGAAACATTTTGGATAAGTAATAAAGAATATTAA
- a CDS encoding adenylosuccinate synthase: MSAFVVLGAQWGDEGKGKMTDYLAKSADVVVRYQGGNNAGHTVVVGEKEYKLHLIPSGILYKNTLNVIGNGVVVDPKALFDEIEYLESLGENINGERLIVSDRAHVILPYHKILDSLNEKARGKDDIGTTGKGIGPCYTDKFERSGIRVCDLIKPQVFKEKLRANIEIKNKYIVKVLGGEELNFEDIYEEYSAYAKRLKPFVQDTSVRVYDEIKKDKKVLFEGAQGMLLDIDYGTYPYVTSSNTTAGGVSNGVGIGPTMITNAIGIAKAYTTRVGKGPFPTELTNKTGDWIRENGHEYGVTTGRARRCGWLDTVILKTTARVSGLTSFAVTKIDTLAGLEKIKICTGYKFEDKVIDYFPASLEDLAKCEPVYEEFEGWDNSVADARSYNELPNNAKVYLNRIQELTGIKVSIVSVGPKRDQTIMVGEI; this comes from the coding sequence ATGTCAGCTTTTGTAGTACTAGGTGCTCAATGGGGCGATGAAGGAAAAGGTAAGATGACAGACTACTTGGCAAAGTCAGCAGATGTTGTTGTAAGATACCAAGGGGGAAATAATGCAGGGCATACTGTAGTAGTTGGTGAAAAAGAGTATAAGCTGCATTTAATACCTTCAGGAATACTATATAAAAATACTTTAAATGTAATAGGAAATGGTGTAGTAGTTGATCCAAAGGCTTTATTTGATGAAATAGAGTACTTAGAATCTTTAGGAGAAAATATAAACGGAGAAAGGTTAATAGTTAGCGATAGGGCTCACGTAATATTACCTTACCATAAGATACTAGATAGTTTAAATGAAAAGGCAAGAGGGAAGGACGATATAGGTACTACAGGAAAGGGAATAGGACCATGCTATACAGACAAGTTTGAAAGATCTGGTATTAGAGTATGTGACCTTATAAAACCTCAGGTATTTAAGGAAAAACTAAGAGCTAATATCGAAATTAAAAATAAATACATAGTTAAAGTTTTAGGCGGAGAAGAACTAAACTTTGAAGATATATATGAAGAGTATAGTGCCTATGCAAAGAGACTTAAGCCTTTTGTACAGGATACATCTGTAAGAGTATATGATGAAATAAAGAAGGATAAAAAAGTATTATTTGAAGGTGCTCAAGGTATGCTTTTAGATATAGACTATGGAACATACCCTTATGTTACATCATCCAATACTACTGCAGGCGGAGTATCTAACGGGGTAGGTATAGGACCAACTATGATAACTAATGCTATAGGTATAGCTAAAGCTTACACAACTAGGGTTGGCAAAGGTCCTTTTCCAACAGAACTTACAAATAAAACAGGGGACTGGATAAGAGAAAATGGACATGAATATGGAGTAACTACAGGAAGAGCTAGAAGATGTGGGTGGCTTGATACTGTAATATTAAAAACTACAGCTAGAGTATCTGGACTTACAAGCTTTGCTGTGACTAAGATAGATACTCTAGCAGGACTTGAAAAGATAAAGATTTGTACTGGATATAAATTTGAAGATAAGGTAATAGATTACTTCCCAGCAAGTCTTGAAGATCTCGCTAAATGTGAACCAGTTTACGAAGAATTTGAAGGATGGGATAATTCAGTAGCAGATGCTAGAAGCTATAATGAACTTCCAAATAACGCTAAGGTATATTTAAATAGAATACAAGAATTAACAGGAATAAAGGTATCTATAGTATCTGTGGGACCTAAAAGAGACCAAACAATAATGGTAGGTGAAATTTAA